The Halogeometricum rufum genome has a segment encoding these proteins:
- a CDS encoding DUF447 domain-containing protein has translation MSGDEGFPDGWPVGLRGVTESVVTTRGPNDLWNVAALGLHAPDEAADPVTATTWGNTRTRRNFHRRGGGVVQFVSDPREFVSAAMTVREEPDPVLDAAHAWVDVEVTRVDGGERGGTRWEEWELHPRESAVVETTVPTVNRGFAAVIDATVAASRLDVDAYDTDELLSRLRYFAETVEKCGGDAEKEAFATVERLSGWRERLEERS, from the coding sequence GTGAGCGGAGACGAGGGGTTCCCCGACGGGTGGCCGGTCGGACTCCGGGGGGTCACCGAGTCCGTGGTGACCACGCGCGGACCGAACGACCTGTGGAACGTCGCCGCCCTCGGACTGCACGCGCCCGACGAGGCGGCGGACCCCGTGACGGCGACGACGTGGGGCAACACCCGGACGCGGCGGAACTTTCACCGCCGGGGCGGCGGGGTGGTCCAGTTCGTCTCTGACCCCCGCGAGTTCGTCTCGGCGGCGATGACCGTCCGCGAGGAACCCGACCCGGTCCTCGACGCGGCGCACGCGTGGGTCGACGTCGAGGTGACGCGCGTCGACGGCGGCGAACGCGGCGGGACGCGCTGGGAGGAGTGGGAACTGCACCCGCGCGAGAGCGCCGTCGTCGAGACGACGGTGCCGACCGTCAACCGGGGGTTCGCCGCGGTGATAGACGCCACGGTGGCCGCCTCGCGACTCGACGTGGACGCCTACGACACCGACGAACTGCTCTCCCGACTGCGCTACTTCGCGGAGACGGTGGAGAAGTGCGGCGGCGACGCCGAGAAGGAGGCGTTCGCCACCGTCGAGAGGCTATCGGGGTGGCGGGAGCGACTCGAAGAGCGGTCCTGA
- a CDS encoding 30S ribosomal protein S17e: MAIKPKYVKQLGKLLLEKYPQAFNTDFETNKESVSKLTNVESKGVRNRIAGYITRKKGGAQQQTA; the protein is encoded by the coding sequence ATGGCTATCAAACCCAAGTACGTCAAGCAACTCGGGAAGCTCCTGCTGGAGAAGTACCCGCAGGCGTTCAACACGGACTTCGAGACGAACAAAGAGAGCGTGAGCAAGCTCACAAACGTCGAGTCGAAGGGTGTCCGAAACCGCATCGCGGGCTACATCACGCGAAAGAAGGGCGGCGCGCAGCAGCAGACGGCGTAG
- a CDS encoding amphi-Trp domain-containing protein translates to MPEETLFKSESSMDRSEIAAYLRKVADNLDAGESLTLSAGGQSVTMEPPSRPTFEVKAEREGPAGGPGELSVEFELEWDEGAGEGGDGDSTLEIS, encoded by the coding sequence ATGCCCGAAGAGACGCTGTTCAAATCAGAGAGTTCGATGGACCGAAGCGAAATCGCCGCGTACCTGCGGAAAGTCGCCGACAACCTCGACGCCGGGGAGTCGCTCACGCTCTCGGCGGGCGGACAGTCGGTGACGATGGAACCGCCGTCGCGGCCGACGTTCGAGGTGAAGGCCGAACGCGAGGGACCGGCCGGCGGGCCGGGCGAACTCAGCGTCGAGTTCGAGTTGGAGTGGGACGAGGGCGCGGGCGAGGGCGGCGACGGCGACAGCACGCTGGAAATCTCGTAA
- a CDS encoding acc operon protein: MSRVEEASLTIPETADEDEAAAIAAAVAAHLRDREAAAAAAAAEGEMESWDGERWRFAGRLASVTGRAARVPDGAPRDGWAAAGRTDRF; this comes from the coding sequence TCGAGGAGGCGAGCCTCACCATCCCGGAGACGGCCGACGAGGACGAGGCGGCGGCCATCGCCGCCGCCGTCGCCGCGCACCTCCGCGACAGGGAGGCCGCGGCCGCCGCGGCCGCCGCCGAGGGCGAGATGGAGTCGTGGGACGGCGAGCGCTGGCGGTTCGCCGGGCGGTTGGCGTCGGTCACCGGGCGCGCCGCGCGCGTCCCCGACGGCGCGCCGCGCGACGGGTGGGCGGCCGCCGGCCGGACGGACCGGTTCTGA